The Platichthys flesus chromosome 8, fPlaFle2.1, whole genome shotgun sequence genome has a window encoding:
- the LOC133959269 gene encoding kelch-like protein 10, whose product MDTPNDLRLAGRFCDAVLQVEDVQFPIHRIILSDFSTYFKTLFVHQITTDKVFHITLVSPDIMQIIIEFAYTGSITVTKDNVHELMVAADMLNIIGIIQACSSFISEHLCLQNCIGIWQFTDICPSSELRCKAFHYIMKHFEQVINFKEYRQLSVLDLTDILGKDELNVKNERTVFDVILHWIAHIPKEREQHIAVLLSQVRLGKTSIAYIENNVMTNQLVKFNPECQKIVNHSFRIMLSLYKHIHKPLRSCLSDTPARPRLPHSVIWVSGGRKESYASCDIEVYDHLVDRWIYIRHKLKDPRADHGTVFLDGYVYFVGGYNLMESLNSMVSLDLRTHTWQEKMHMYHRRRNLSVTVLNGFIYALGGFNGYASLDTAECYCPETNKWTLIAPMIESRRSASCATLDDKIYISGGLTGRYSTRTAECYDPETNQWTLIHSMSISRSQHRVVAYNNQIYAIGGLSNVNSLKSIETYMPETNTWSNLCPMWIQRRNFCLEVIEDQFYVVGGSNFRTKSYHAEVYDPHTNRWFSISDSNMSYNGMSSCVVSGIPNMVDFAFPRNALPRF is encoded by the exons ATGGATACACCAAATGATCTCCGCCTGGCAGGACGATTCTGCGACGCCGTTCTCCAAGTTGAGGATGTTCAGTTTCCAATCCATAGAATCATCCTTTCTGATTTCAGTACTTACTTCAA AACTCTTTTTGTACACCAGATAACAACAGACAAGGTTTTCCACATAACCCTTGTGTCTCCTGACATTATGCAGATCATCATTGAGTTTGCATACACCGGCTCTATTACTGTGACGAAGGACAATGTGCATGAGTTGATGGTCGCAGCTGATATGCTCAACATAATAGGCATCATACAAGCATGCTCCAGCTTCATCAGTGAGCACCTCTGCCTACAGAACTGCATCGGCATCTGGCAATTCACAGATATCTGTCCCAGCTCCGAGCTGCGATGTAAGGCCTTCCACTACATCATGAAGCACTTTGAGCAGGTGATTAACTTTAAAGAGTACCGGCAGCTCTCTGTTCTGGACCTCACGGATATCCTTGGCAAAGATGAACTTAACGTGAAGAATGAGAGGACTGTGTTTGATGTCATCCTGCACTGGATCGCCCACATACCCAAAGAACGAGAACAACACATTGCTGTGCTTTTGTCTCAg GTGCGACTGGGCAAGACAAGCATTGCATACATTGAGAACAACGTGATGACTAACCAGCTGGTGAAGTTCAACCCTGAGTGCCAGAAAATAGTCAACCATTCCTTCAGAATAATGTTGTCCTtatacaaacatatacacaaaccGTTAAGGTCATGTTTAAGTGACACTCCTGCCCGTCCTCGTCTGCCTCATTCCGTCATCTGGGTCTCTGGAGGCAGGAAAGAAAGCTATGCATCTTGCGATATTGAGGTGTACGATCACCTTGTTGATCGCTGGATCTACATCAGACACAAGCTGAAAGATCCTCGGGCCGATCATGGCACTGTCTTCCTTGATGGTTATGTCTACTTTGTTGGGGGCTATAACTTGATGGAGAGCTTAAACAGCATGGTCAGTTTggacctgaggacacacacctgGCAGGAGAAGATGCACATGTACCACCGACGTCGCAACTTGAGCGTTACAGTGCTGAATGGGTTCATCTATGCCCTCGGAGGCTTTAATGGTTATGCTAGCCTCGACACTGCAGAGTGCTACTGCCCCGAAACCAACAAGTGGACGCTTATTGCACCCATGATCGAGAGTAGGAGGAGTGCAAGCTGCGCTACTCTAGATGACAAG ATATACATTAGCGGCGGTTTAACTGGGCGTTATAGCACGAGGACGGCTGAATGTTATGATCCAGAGACCAACCAGTGGACACTGATCCACAGTATGAGCATCAGTCGAAGTCAACACAGAGTTGTTGCATATAATAACCAAATCTATGCA atCGGTGGCCTTAGTAATGTAAACTCTCTTAAAAGCATTGAGACCTACATGCCCGAGACCAACACCTGGAGTAATCTGTGCCCCATGTGGATCCAACGAAGGAACTTTTGCCTCGAGGTTATAGAAGACCAATTCTACGTCGTTGGGGGCTCCAATTTTAGGACCAAAAGTTATCACGCAGAAGTCTATGATCCTCACACGAACAGATGGTTTTCCATCTCTGACTCAAATATGTCCTATAACGGCATGAGCTCTTGTGTTGTGTCCGGAATCCCCAACATGGTTGACTTTGCTTTCCCTCGGAACGCTCTACCACGTTTCTAA